GCCATGTAGAAGACCTTCACTGCCGTAAAGAAATCCGTATAGGAAACATTTCAGACTTCAGTCGTTCTTCACGGACACTTGCAAGTTCACCTTTCACGGCCAATCCCCGAAGGCATCCGTAGGGGAAGACTTTTACGGAAGCATTTGTCTATCCGGAATTCCGCGAAGGACTAAATTATTCACAGTATAATAGTGGATGATCGACATCGCTGCGGCCCTCGCCGAAAGTTGATCGCGCGACAGACGTCACGACAGCTCTTTCTATTATTACTCGTCGGTCTTCTGCGGGTACGTAGCAACGAGTATCGACCACCGACGACCGATATCAAAGCGAGGTCCTGCTTTTGCTTGATCTCTGCTTCTCTCTACcacttgaagaagacacCATCCCACAGCTTCAAGCAAATATCGCTGTGTGGCATGACATCTCCCCGATCGTTACCATTTCCCATACGACTTCCACAGGAGCCAGGACACAGATATGAGTCTGCTATCATGGATTCTCCGGTACCAGAGTCACCAAATCGAGGCACAATCAAAGATTTTTCCTATCTCATAATTTCTGGGGGCACTGGTGCCAATTCGATTGCAGGAGCTTTTGGGCATTCTCCCTCATTTGTGTTGCCAGTTTCCGACGATGGAGGTTCTTCCTCGGAGATATTGAGATGTTTTGGGGGACCCTCTATCGGTGATATTAGTGAGTTTATTCCAATGACCAAGTATTAGAGCACTGACCATGTCCTAGGGTCTCGTCTTACCCGCCTAATCCCCGTCGTGCGCCACCCAATGACCAAGGAGGATAAGGAACGGGCAGCAATTTATCAGCTTATGGCTTACCGCTTTCCTTCCGATGCCCCTGAGAAGGTCGTAAGGGATATGTGGATGGACATTGTGGAAGGTAAAAGTCACTTATGGAGTGGGATTGGTGAGGATAAAAAAGAATGCATTCGAGGTAAGCCTGCAGCAATGTTTCATTAGTATCTGTCGCTGAGACGAAGTAGCATTTTTTGTACACTTTGAAACCCAATGCTTAAAGCGGGCTCATAAAAGATTCTCATTCCGGAATTTCTCTCTAGGTAATGGCTTTCTGACAGGCGCGAGAGATCTTTTTGGGAGTTTGCCCAGCGCTATATTCCTATTCAAATCCATTGCAGAAGTGGAGGTACGTTGACCCACCTACTGTAAAACATAGAATTTTTGGAAATAACGCAATGCAGTACGGAGCTCAGGTTATCCCTGTAATCAACACAAATCGTGAGATACATTCGGAATTACTGAAACCATAACTCACAAGGTGCAATTAGAAACGGTCACTATTGCAGCTCAACTTGCCAATTCGACAACTCTCGTAGGCCAATGCGCCATATCCCATCCTAGTCCCTCTCAGGACAGCTCTGTATCCGCTCCTCTATATAGGATGGGCTCCGCCagccttccttccatccacccATATTTACGAAGTCATTTTAGAAGAGACTCGCGAACATTTGACACTCCTGATGAGTCGGGGCCGCCTACACGGTCACATAGTGGCGATCGATCAGAAGCAGTCATCGGTGGTGCAGACGGGTACAGCGGTGACGAGGGAAATTTGGCATACCGAAAAGGGGAGGATGAACCGCCACTTGAGGCCAAGATCGAAAGGATATTCTACATCAACCTCTATGGACAAGTAGGTATGAAACCTCTTGAGAGCAATAAAAGCTTATCGACTCTGTAACTTAGGAAATCTACCCTGAGCCAAATACCGATTACATTGACGCAATTCGAACCCGGGACATCCTCGTTTACTCATGTGGCTCTCTGTGGACTTCTATTGTGCCATGTTTAGCACTAAAGGGGCTGGCAGAGCAAATAGCAACATCTCAAACTCTCAAAGCCAAGGTCCTCTTACGTGGGTAAAACCAAACCCAACAGATGTCAACTAGCTAATGGTCACACGTAGTTAACTCTTCTAATGACCGCGAGACAACAGATTATGCTGCTTCAGAATACGTAGCAACCATCCTTGCCATGCTTCGACACTATGACAAACCGAAACGGAATCGAGCAAGAGAGCAATTGTTGCCAGGGCCAGAGTGGAAAGCAGCTAATCTGATTTCGCATGTGGTCTGGCTGGAAGGAGCAAAAGTCGAAATCGACCAGGATCAAATTCTGGTAAGTCAAAGATGGACTATATCAATTCAATCTAGGATCTGGCTTATCAAGGCGGCTATTGAACGTAGGAATCGGGTGTGAAGATGGTACGTGTACCGGCGAGTGTACATGGAGCGCAACACGGGGAAACTCCCTTATTTAGTAACGAGGCAGTCGAATGGGCCATGGAAAGAGTGTTGGAAGATGTCAATCATAACGCTTAGATGGTATATTGAGCCCACGCTTAAATTTCTGAAGCACACATGTCCCAAAATGCAAAGGGAGtctgaaaagaaaatgaatCCACGTCGTTTCAAACTCCGACGAGCCATCCGAGCCTAACGTTAGTGTAGTCTATAATACATACACAAGTCTAGAAGATCATGCTGAGAGAGCGTCCGAAACTTCTCTACCGTCTTCACCGTCTAGACCCCTTTCTTGCCTCCCTTGCTTCCCCCACTTCTCCCAAATGGTTTTCACATCACTCTTTTCAGAAGCAGTCAAGCCGCCTTTCTGATGCGCCCTCACGAGGGTCCTCATGGCATTTTCCTCGTACTCAACATCATCTACTCCTTGCTTCAATCCTTCAACCAAGGCAGTGAAGACACCTTCTCGTTTCAAACCCTCCACAAGACTTTCAGTGGGGGCGTTCTTTTCGTTCTCCTCGATATAATTACGGACCTCGCTGGGGATCTCGCCTTCATATCTCTCGCCGGACTGCATGGCAAGAGTCCCCACAAGGAAcgccatcttccttctgacGATAGCTTCAGGATCGTTAACACCTCGTTTAAGAGTTGAGTAGCCATTCTCTGACGGGGTGTGAAGAGCATAAGAAGCGAGAGGCCAATGTTTGAGGGCTGCCGAAAGAGCATATGTGGCCTTGGCACGGACCGACGAGGGATATGAAGAGGTCGACGATGGGGGGTAAATGATATCCAGGATGCGAGAGAAGGTTTCATGTATATAAAACTTTTCAACTCATTAGCAAAAGAGACTGATTTCTTTAAATATTTGACTTACGGCGGCTTGAGCTTTGATGTTATTCTGAATTGCCGTACCAATGATCCAGCATGTATGGGCGACTATTTCTGGGTGTGGGGAGGAAAGTAGACTGAGAAGAGGATCCCATAATTTTAATATAGGCATGTTATTGGCATTGTCGATGAGCTCAATTAACTACACGAGTCTTCTATTAGCCCTACGAAGCATTAAAAGGCTGCTCAGGACATACCATTTCAAAATCGTCCAGAGCTTCGACCCTGTCTTCTACGGGATTGCTCTCATCTATGGCAAacgccatcttctccttcatggTGATACTATCCCCCTTGCCCAAAATCAAATCCAACATTTCTGACGTTAAATCCTCCCTTTTGGCGCCAGCGACCTCTGCACCGGGTGGCAATGGTAGAGAGCTTCCATCCTTAGGCGTGGCAGGTCCTGGCGTCGACGCTGGGGAGATATCTGGGAGTCCCGCATCGGAAGCATGAAGAGTGGAAGTGCCGCTCTGAGTAGAACTGGGATTGAAGCGTATCTGTAGTTGCTCAGAAGCGTCCGCATTAGGAGCGGTGGAGTTTGCGATTGACCAGCGAAGTAGTTCGTTAATGTCCGGcatggtggtgatgatgggaaGTTCGATACGCAAAGAAATGAGACaagaggatgaatgaagatgacttTATTTTGGATAGCGCCGCTGCAAATCCGCCGACGGCGGAACTGGTGGGCGGCGGTGGCCGCGTCGTGCGTTCCCGCAAACGCTGGAATAATCGGAAGGATGACGTGGATATACAGGCGACCTATGGGTGCGGCGGGTGGTGTGTGGCTGGTGATCGATGATGTAGTGGTGCTGCGTGCGTGGTGGTAACGTAAATGTATGGCGGGCATTCTATATACAACAACTTCGTTGAATTCTATTATttacttctctttcctcgctcACTCCAAGCACTACGGAGCACTCGCTGAGAACAGGTATTACCCGTCTTCTGCGTGTGCGTCAGTGTCATGTTCGAGGGCTGAGAGCTACTACTTCGTATAAAAAGTGCATATTGGATGCCCATCCTATCATGATCCAGaatgactttttttttgttgcAACATCGGCTCAGAAGCTCTTTCACATGTACTATACTACAGCGTATCCTCAATATTTACAATTGTTTTTTGATTAGTCGACCACTTTCAGCCCAGCAAAATGCTGCCCACTAATAGCTCTATGAACTTGCTCAAGAGGAttcggcttcttcctctccttctcagaAGAGACGCTGGActccccttccttgccGATTTCAATAGCCTCGAACTGGCTTTCCaattcatcatcctcgaccCCATCTCCCAGGAAAAATTTCATCAAAGCGCCTGAAAACCCAGAGAAAAGCGTAACTCCTTCGATGTCAGACTTAGTGGGCTTGGGTGTCCCCTCGGCTCGTGAAGCTAGATTCCAATAAACCATTTCCGGTAATGGAtatcctgcttcttcaaatcttctcttcattgTCTCGTGCTCCGTTTCCCCGTATTCGCCTTCCGCTGCGGCGTCAAATTGCATATCcgagaagacgaagagctTTTTGACCATGTGTTCGGAAGCTAgtttattttttttcgcGGTAGTCAAGATGAGTTCGTAGGTCTTGTAGAATTCAGTCGACATTCCCCAATCAGCTTGTGAAAGTTGAGACGCCTTTTCAGCGAGAGGTAGCTTGGGGTCAATATACTCGCAAGTAGGATCGGTGGAGAATGTGAAGAATCGTCCTTGCCAAGGGGGTGAGGCAAGTTCCGAAAGAAGGAGCGTGAGGGCAATGCAAGGCAAAATAGGCGGAGGGCTTTTGGGTGAACCCCAATCCAATGAGCCCATTGATCCAGAGACGTCGGCGATAGCGATGCAATTGGAAATATCACCGGAGGAGCTTGATCTAATGGAGTCAACCAGAGTTGCCCATTGCAGATCGGCAAGTCGCTTGACAACTGGGGATTTGCCCCGTATTGCTAAAACCTCATCAGTATGCGCATACAGACTATAATCAAACCATCTCACCGTTGTACAGCAGTTCATGAGGCATAAGACTGGCTCCGGAAACAGTAGCGAGACTGGGGTTTCATAAGTTTCAAGCGTGAGAGAGGAAGTGTAAGTCTTACGTACCCTTGAGATACTCGATCTAAATAAGCAGTAAATCCTTGTTGGTCATGGGCCATGAACGCCTCTGCATTGCGAGCCATTGATCTAGAAGGAACCTAAACATCCAGGTCACTAACTAATCATACAATAATGTTTACGCTTGAGAACAAAAACGCACCCTATTGTAATCGAAATCCCAAGACTGGTTGGACATCGCAACCTCTGGGATGGCAAGCGCCTTCCTCAGCGGTGTTAAGATCTCCTTCTGCAGCTTCTGCCGTGCCCAAATGACATCATCCCCCGGGTAAAATAGCAATGCAAGGGCGGTGGCAATGTGAAGCTGTTTATCAGCAGATTTGCCGGGGGTTGGTGCCCACTTAGCCGCAAAAGACAAGTTGGAAATATAAGGGAGCGTCGCAGTGACTCGATCGCTCTCACAACAGTTTTCCTCCTTGTATTTGACGAGCAATTTGAGATCTTCTGCCAGATAGCTCTGAAAAATTCTCAGGACGCTGATATACAAGGCCTGAAATTTTTTGTCATTTGTGAGGGCGGcttgaagacgagaagaaagCAACTGATGTTTATCAGACACTGCTATGACATCAGCCGACGACCCA
Above is a window of Cryptococcus tetragattii IND107 chromosome 1, whole genome shotgun sequence DNA encoding:
- a CDS encoding hsp70-like protein, with product MPDINELLRWSIANSTAPNADASEQLQIRFNPSSTQSGTSTLHASDAGLPDISPASTPGPATPKDGSSLPLPPGAEVAGAKREDLTSEMLDLILGKGDSITMKEKMAFAIDESNPVEDRVEALDDFEMLIELIDNANNMPILKLWDPLLSLLSSPHPEIVAHTCWIIGTAIQNNIKAQAAFYIHETFSRILDIIYPPSSTSSYPSSVRAKATYALSAALKHWPLASYALHTPSENGYSTLKRGVNDPEAIVRRKMAFLVGTLAMQSGERYEGEIPSEVRNYIEENEKNAPTESLVEGLKREGVFTALVEGLKQGVDDVEYEENAMRTLVRAHQKGGLTASEKSDVKTIWEKWGKQGRQERGLDGEDGREVSDALSA